A single genomic interval of Hoplias malabaricus isolate fHopMal1 chromosome 7, fHopMal1.hap1, whole genome shotgun sequence harbors:
- the myct1a gene encoding myc target protein 1 homolog, with protein sequence MADNSTHPILEILQSFGLRDLVLAFCLSMVVGLVLGALVYVTLTWMSRRRASATITRLPSSRCAGRSSSSSSSSPRSRANYERRSNNSLASAAFSFHRQAACSSPNSEQADLLGRKSSFRASTFHPLLQCSQIAREAEEGSQSSLPRTPPLTFTNHPAATGSTVTVSSTVTPPRARPDSFWGNNGLRGVQTPPPAYDSIIRAYQETCT encoded by the exons atggCTGATAATAGCACACATCCCATTCTGGAAATACTGCAGTCCTTCGGTTTGA GGGACCTGGTCCTGGCCTTCTGCCTCTCCATGGTGGTTGGCTTGGTTTTGGGAGCTCTTGTTTATGTGACACTGACCTGGATGTCTCGTAGACGAGCCTCAGCCACCATAACTCGTCTGCCTTCGTCCCGCTGTGCTGGCCGCTCTTCGtcctcctcatcctcttccCCACGCTCACGTGCCAACTACGAGCGGCGCAGCAACAACAGCCTGGCGAGTGCCGCCTTTTCCTTCCACCGCCAGGCCGCCTGCTCCTCACCCAACAGCGAACAGGCTGATCTCCTGGGCCGCAAGTCCAGCTTCAGAGCCTCCACCTTCCACCCACTGCTGCAGTGCAGTCAGATCGCCCGCGAGGCAGAGGAGGGCAGCCAAAGCAGTTTACCCCGCACCCCCCCACTCACCTTCACCAACCACCCCGCAGCCACCGGCTCCACAGTCACGGTCAGCTCCACTGTCACTCCGCCGAGGGCCAGGCCCGACTCCTTCTGGGGCAACAACGGCCTGAGGGGTGTCCAGACTCCACCACCTGCATACGACAGCATCATTCGGGCCTATCAGGAAACCTGCACTTGA